In a genomic window of Candidatus Gorgyraea atricola:
- a CDS encoding LL-diaminopimelate aminotransferase yields MGFELSERVKRLPPYLFVEIDKAKRKARAEGRDIIDLGIGDPDEASPKEVVDVFCKAAGDPKNQRYPLDEGIPALRNKIAEWYKTRFSVTLDPDKEVLVLIGSKEGIAHMPLAFINPGDVSLVPDPCYPPYKSGTILAGGKVHTMPLLEENNFLPDLKPVKKAKLLYINYPNNPTSAVCDKRFFEDAVLFARKNNVIVAHDAAYSEIAFDGYRPESFLKVAGAKELGVEFHSLSKTCNMTGWRIGFVCGNEKIISAIAKVKSNIDSGAFNAIQVAGITALDIAEKHTQRMNKIYQERRDVLVDGLNKIGWATRKPKATFYVWTRIPKQYKSSIEFAEMVLEKANIVITPGIGMGESGEGYVRMALTVSKERMLEAVERLRKIL; encoded by the coding sequence ATGGGATTTGAATTAAGTGAGAGAGTAAAAAGGCTTCCGCCTTATTTGTTTGTGGAGATCGATAAGGCGAAACGAAAAGCCAGGGCTGAAGGAAGAGACATAATAGATCTTGGGATCGGGGATCCTGATGAGGCCTCGCCAAAAGAGGTGGTGGATGTTTTCTGTAAAGCAGCAGGAGATCCAAAAAATCAACGCTATCCTTTGGATGAAGGGATACCAGCCCTAAGGAATAAAATAGCAGAGTGGTACAAGACCAGATTCAGCGTTACGCTGGATCCTGATAAAGAGGTGCTTGTTCTTATAGGCTCAAAAGAGGGAATAGCACATATGCCTTTGGCATTTATTAATCCAGGAGATGTCTCGCTTGTGCCTGATCCTTGCTACCCTCCGTATAAAAGCGGGACTATTCTTGCCGGAGGAAAAGTGCATACAATGCCTCTTTTAGAGGAGAATAATTTTTTACCGGATTTAAAGCCTGTAAAAAAAGCAAAACTGCTCTATATAAATTATCCGAATAATCCTACGAGTGCTGTGTGTGACAAAAGATTTTTTGAAGACGCAGTGCTTTTCGCAAGAAAAAACAATGTTATTGTTGCGCATGACGCGGCATATTCTGAAATAGCATTTGATGGATATAGACCTGAGAGCTTCTTAAAAGTAGCTGGCGCAAAAGAACTGGGCGTTGAATTTCATTCTCTGTCCAAGACCTGTAATATGACTGGATGGCGCATTGGCTTTGTGTGCGGTAATGAGAAAATTATATCAGCCATAGCCAAAGTAAAATCCAACATCGACTCGGGCGCGTTCAATGCTATTCAAGTCGCTGGTATAACTGCTCTGGATATAGCAGAGAAACATACGCAGAGGATGAATAAGATCTATCAAGAGCGGCGTGACGTGCTTGTAGACGGCCTGAATAAAATTGGCTGGGCAACAAGAAAGCCAAAAGCAACTTTTTATGTCTGGACTCGGATCCCAAAGCAGTATAAATCATCTATTGAATTTGCCGAAATGGTACTTGAAAAAGCAAATATAGTTATTACTCCAGGCATAGGCATGGGAGAAAGCGGCGAAGGATACGTGCGTATGGCGCTCACTGTTTCAAAGGAGCGGATGTTGGAGGCGGTGGAGAGGCTGAGGAAGATACTTTAA